In the genome of Solirubrobacterales bacterium, the window CCGCGAGGGCATCCCCGATCGCCCGGCTGTAGTGGCTCCAGGCGCCGGCGTTGACGATCGCTCCGTCAGCGGTCTCGGACACGCGATGCAGGTACCCGCAGAAATCCGCTTCTGAATTGGACTGGAAGAAGATCGGCTCGAGGCCGAACTCGCCGGCCCAGCCGCCGATCCTGTATTCGAGCTCGGCGAGACTGAGGCCGCCATAGAGGTCAGGGTCGCGCTTTTCCAGCACGTCGAAGTTGACGCCGTGGAGGACGGCCACCCGGTTGGTCGCGGCG includes:
- a CDS encoding 3-dehydroquinate dehydratase, translated to MSAATNRVAVLHGVNFDVLEKRDPDLYGGLSLAELEYRIGGWAGEFGLEPIFFQSNSEADFCGYLHRVSETADGAIVNAGAWSHYSRAIGDALAVDPVPTVEVHLSDVENREDWRKVSVFEGLVEAKICGKGVDGYREALELLAGRLGV